One region of Corvus cornix cornix isolate S_Up_H32 chromosome 14, ASM73873v5, whole genome shotgun sequence genomic DNA includes:
- the MPV17L gene encoding LOW QUALITY PROTEIN: mpv17-like protein (The sequence of the model RefSeq protein was modified relative to this genomic sequence to represent the inferred CDS: deleted 1 base in 1 codon): MARRRRGRGGGGGRARGEGGEGRGGGRRGGSGGGRWPRRLLRGVRRFPWLCNVLLYGGLFAAGDAAQQLLRGQPPDWAQTRRVALVALAFHGNFSYVWLRALERALPGRRPPAVLGKVLCDQLLGAPVAVLAFYTGMSILQRKEDIFSDCKKKFWNTYKTGLMYWPFVQLSNFILIPVHLRTAYTGLCGFVWATFICFSQQSGDGTAKSAFMWLQGEKVNADEESSDK, encoded by the exons AtggcgaggcggcggcggggccggggcggcggcggcgggcgggcccgtggggaaggaggagaaggacgaggaggaggaagaagaggcgGAAGCGGCGGCGGGCGATGGCCGCGGCGCCTGCTGCGCGGGGTGCGGCGCTTCCCCTGGCTCTGCAACGTGCTGCTCTAC GGGGGGCTGTTCGCGGCGGGGGACGCGGCGCAGCAGCTGCTGCGGGGACAGCCGCCCGACTGGGCGCAGACGCGGCGCGTGGCGCTGGTGGCCCTGGCCTTCCACGGCAACTTCAGCTACGTGTGGCTGCGGGCGCTGGAGCGGGCGCTgcccggccgccgcccgcccgccgtGCTGGGCAAGGTGCTCTGCGATCAGCTCCTGGGCGCGCCCGTCGCCGTCCTCGCCTTCTACACGG GTATGAGCATCCTTCAGAGGAAAGAGGACATCTTTTCagactgtaaaaagaaattctggaaTACATATAAG ACAGGACTGATGTACTGGCCTTTTGTGCAG CTGTCAAACTTCATTTTGATCCCAGTTCACCTGCGAACAGCTTACACTGGGCTCTGTGGCTTTGTCTGGGCTAccttcatttgcttttcccaACAGAGTGGAGATGGCACAGCAAAGTCAGCATTTATGTGGCTCCAAGGAGAGAAGGTCAATGCAGATGAAGAATCATCAGACAAATAA